A genomic segment from Micropterus dolomieu isolate WLL.071019.BEF.003 ecotype Adirondacks linkage group LG03, ASM2129224v1, whole genome shotgun sequence encodes:
- the LOC123967605 gene encoding cortexin-3, with translation MDVPRMAEGLFSSTLSSSGGGHHVPSYLTLEQKAAFVFVLLLFIFLALLIVRCFRILLDPYRSMPSSNWTDHTEKDTFDYRIV, from the coding sequence ATGGATGTGCCCAGGATGGCTGAGGGCCTCTTCAGCAGCACGCTGTCCTCGTCGGGCGGTGGCCATCATGTGCCTTCCTACCTGACGCTGGAGCAGAAGGCAGCATTTGTCTTCGTGCTGCTGCTTTTCATCTTCCTGGCCCTGCTCATCGTGCGCTGTTTCCGCATCCTGCTGGACCCCTACCGCAGCATGCCCTCATCCAACTGGACAGACCACACAGAGAAGGACACATTCGATTATCGCATCGTCTGA